Proteins encoded in a region of the Elizabethkingia bruuniana genome:
- a CDS encoding phosphocholine-specific phospholipase C, whose amino-acid sequence MDRRDFLKKSGMVLGGLGVSTVIHPSILKAMNIKPAKGSTFYDAEHVVILMQENRSFDHCFGTLRGVRGFMDKYAFRKPDGKSVFFQKDKAGKTYAPFNLDIKNTRATWMSSLPHSWTNQQNALNKGKYDQWLLAKRSGVKEYQDLPLTLGFYNRNDLPFYYQLADAFTVFDQYFCSSLTGTTPNRLFHWTGTIRAEKSGDVQAHVVNDTVDYSRNVHWKTFPEMLEENDISWRIYQNEISLSKGMGGEQEAYLSNFTDNPIEWFSQFNVKFSPKHHEFVQKKITELKDKLSKNPDNKERLEKELRYYEEDLKNFDPKNWEKLSQKEKNLHNKAFTINSGDPDFWSLEEIDPVNGEKMYLPKGDVLFQFRKDVNEGKLPAVSWLVAPERFSDHPSSQWYGAWFISEVMNILTKNPEVWKKTIFILNYDENDGYFDHVVPFLPPNNPQQQPDIHGEGGAEYVDFKQKYFSTEKLYSSEKMEGPVGLGYRVPMVMASPWTTGGYVNSEVSDHTSVLQFLEHFLNKKKNKNLHVENISDWRREVCGDLTSAFNQEKSKNLKLDFLQEKVFIESINAAKEKPVPNNFVALSDAEQNAQSQYFPKQEKGLKPSNPLPYHFEVNFSSKGIDMQNHTEKATPVMVYNRKKLNEDKDFLFPYTMFKKQSFNHAVSSENGYDWEVFGPNGFYRNFEGDSAPKVEIKLTQKSNGDVEIIFISAAKTITLENAYTKQIQKIDPVKTPKVLIPSSKIGGWYDLKISTGNHNWIFAGRAETGRVSSTDPHWA is encoded by the coding sequence ATGGACAGAAGAGATTTTCTGAAAAAATCGGGAATGGTACTGGGAGGCCTTGGGGTTTCTACAGTTATACATCCTTCGATTTTAAAAGCAATGAATATTAAGCCTGCAAAGGGATCCACATTTTACGATGCAGAGCATGTGGTAATCCTTATGCAAGAGAACAGATCATTCGATCATTGCTTCGGAACATTACGGGGAGTAAGAGGATTTATGGACAAATATGCTTTCCGTAAACCTGACGGGAAAAGTGTTTTTTTCCAAAAAGACAAGGCCGGAAAGACCTACGCACCATTTAACTTAGATATTAAAAATACCAGAGCAACCTGGATGAGTTCTTTACCTCATTCATGGACAAATCAGCAAAATGCTCTTAATAAAGGTAAGTATGACCAGTGGTTACTGGCAAAAAGATCCGGGGTAAAAGAATATCAGGATTTGCCGCTTACTTTAGGCTTTTATAATCGGAACGACCTACCATTCTATTATCAGCTCGCTGATGCCTTCACCGTTTTCGATCAGTATTTTTGTTCTTCCCTTACCGGGACTACGCCCAACAGGCTTTTCCATTGGACAGGAACAATCAGAGCTGAAAAGAGTGGTGATGTGCAGGCTCATGTAGTTAATGATACTGTAGATTACAGCAGAAATGTACACTGGAAAACTTTCCCGGAAATGCTGGAAGAGAATGATATTTCGTGGAGAATATATCAAAATGAAATAAGTCTTTCTAAAGGAATGGGAGGGGAGCAGGAAGCTTACTTGTCCAATTTCACAGATAATCCAATAGAATGGTTCTCCCAGTTCAATGTGAAATTCTCACCTAAACACCATGAATTTGTACAGAAGAAAATTACTGAGCTTAAAGATAAACTGAGCAAGAATCCGGATAACAAAGAACGCCTAGAAAAAGAACTTCGTTATTACGAAGAAGATCTGAAAAATTTTGACCCTAAAAACTGGGAAAAGCTTTCTCAAAAAGAAAAGAATCTTCATAACAAAGCATTTACTATCAATTCAGGAGATCCTGATTTCTGGAGCCTTGAAGAGATAGATCCTGTAAACGGTGAAAAGATGTATCTGCCAAAAGGAGATGTTTTGTTTCAGTTCAGAAAAGATGTAAATGAGGGCAAGCTTCCGGCTGTGTCATGGCTGGTTGCACCGGAGCGATTCTCAGATCATCCGTCTTCTCAGTGGTACGGAGCATGGTTTATATCAGAAGTCATGAATATTCTGACTAAGAATCCTGAAGTATGGAAGAAGACTATTTTCATTCTGAACTATGATGAGAACGATGGATATTTCGATCATGTTGTTCCGTTTCTACCACCTAATAATCCACAACAGCAGCCCGATATTCATGGAGAAGGAGGTGCTGAATATGTAGATTTCAAACAAAAGTATTTTTCAACAGAAAAACTATATAGTTCAGAAAAAATGGAAGGTCCAGTAGGATTAGGGTACAGAGTTCCGATGGTTATGGCTTCTCCGTGGACAACGGGAGGCTATGTAAATTCTGAAGTATCAGATCATACATCTGTTTTGCAGTTTTTAGAACATTTCCTGAATAAAAAGAAAAATAAAAATCTCCATGTAGAGAATATCAGTGATTGGAGAAGGGAAGTCTGTGGAGACCTTACTTCGGCATTCAATCAGGAAAAAAGTAAAAACCTTAAACTGGACTTCTTACAGGAAAAGGTTTTTATAGAAAGTATAAATGCTGCAAAAGAAAAGCCCGTTCCTAATAATTTTGTGGCATTGAGCGATGCCGAGCAAAATGCACAATCTCAGTATTTCCCGAAACAGGAAAAAGGATTAAAACCTTCTAATCCGTTACCATATCACTTTGAGGTTAATTTTAGCAGCAAAGGAATTGATATGCAAAACCACACTGAGAAGGCAACGCCGGTGATGGTATACAACCGTAAAAAGCTAAATGAAGATAAGGACTTTTTATTCCCGTATACGATGTTTAAAAAACAAAGTTTCAATCATGCCGTATCTTCTGAAAATGGCTATGATTGGGAGGTCTTCGGACCAAATGGTTTTTACCGGAATTTTGAAGGTGATTCAGCTCCGAAAGTGGAAATAAAATTGACCCAAAAAAGTAATGGTGATGTTGAAATAATATTTATTTCAGCTGCAAAAACTATTACATTGGAAAATGCTTATACCAAACAGATCCAGAAAATTGATCCGGTAAAGACACCTAAAGTATTAATTCCGTCTTCTAAAATTGGAGGCTGGTATGATCTGAAAATCTCTACCGGAAATCATAACTGGATTTTTGCAGGCAGGGCAGAGACAGGTAGAGTTTCTTCTACAGATCCACACTGGGCTTAA
- a CDS encoding ion transporter: MRKIRLKPEYDLTPQEGWLEKVYKIIYLSNTRAGKTFDIILLTVILLSTVIVMLETVPTLSLRMIRNLYSIEFFVTILFTIEYILRIACIKDKREYIFSFNGIIDFLSIAPFYLGLIFPTTHYLIVIRLLRLLRVFRIFNLLDYMKDGRYITSALKHSSRKIYIFLLFLSIFIVIIGSLMYVVEGGVNGFTSIPTSIYWAVVTVTTVGYGDISPVTPIGKFLSIVVMLCGYSIIAVPTGIVTSEFRQKRALKNDLACQRCGNTENDSDARYCKKCGERLS, encoded by the coding sequence ATGAGAAAAATAAGACTAAAGCCGGAATATGATTTGACTCCACAGGAAGGATGGTTGGAAAAGGTTTATAAAATCATATATCTATCAAATACCAGAGCCGGAAAAACTTTTGATATTATATTACTGACTGTTATTCTGCTCAGTACGGTTATCGTGATGCTGGAAACAGTACCTACGCTAAGTCTTAGAATGATTCGGAATCTGTATAGTATTGAATTTTTTGTAACCATACTCTTTACCATAGAATATATTCTCCGGATTGCATGTATAAAAGATAAAAGAGAGTACATTTTCAGTTTTAACGGAATTATAGATTTTCTGTCCATTGCTCCGTTTTATCTTGGACTGATCTTCCCTACTACACATTATCTGATTGTTATCAGGTTACTGAGACTTCTAAGAGTTTTCAGAATATTCAATCTTCTGGATTATATGAAGGATGGCCGTTATATTACCTCGGCTCTAAAGCATAGCTCCCGAAAGATATACATCTTCCTTTTATTTCTTTCTATCTTCATCGTTATTATCGGCTCCCTGATGTATGTAGTAGAAGGTGGTGTAAATGGCTTCACCAGTATACCGACCAGCATCTACTGGGCTGTGGTAACCGTTACAACGGTAGGCTATGGAGACATCTCTCCTGTAACACCTATCGGAAAGTTTCTTTCTATTGTGGTTATGCTTTGTGGTTATAGCATTATTGCTGTTCCTACAGGAATTGTTACTTCAGAATTCCGTCAAAAAAGAGCACTAAAAAATGATCTGGCCTGCCAGCGATGCGGAAATACAGAAAATGATTCGGATGCCCGCTATTGTAAAAAATGTGGTGAACGTCTGTCTTAA
- a CDS encoding DUF1801 domain-containing protein, whose amino-acid sequence MKNLKLKTDPKVNDKFNNYPELIREKMQFLRELVIETAGETEGIDALEETLKWGEPSFVSKNGSTLRMDWKEKSPEQYAMYFQCSSRLVDTFRLVFGHQFRYEGKRAIIFQLNEKIPVEELKECIKATLLYHDVKHLQTLGI is encoded by the coding sequence ATGAAAAATTTGAAGCTAAAGACAGACCCTAAAGTCAACGATAAATTCAATAACTATCCGGAATTAATCCGTGAAAAGATGCAGTTTCTTAGGGAACTGGTGATTGAAACTGCCGGAGAAACTGAAGGAATAGACGCATTGGAAGAAACTCTAAAATGGGGAGAACCTAGCTTCGTTTCCAAAAACGGGAGTACACTTCGGATGGATTGGAAAGAAAAATCTCCGGAGCAATATGCAATGTACTTTCAGTGTAGCAGCAGATTGGTCGATACCTTTCGTCTGGTATTTGGTCACCAGTTCAGATACGAAGGGAAAAGGGCCATCATTTTCCAACTAAATGAAAAAATTCCTGTAGAAGAATTAAAAGAATGCATAAAAGCAACCCTGCTTTATCATGACGTAAAACACCTCCAAACATTAGGAATTTAA
- a CDS encoding DUF4403 family protein — translation MMKKILLFVLVSAYSFAQDSVEYNFPKIKSGISIPVVIPMAEINRLINQSINGVIYEDKSYTDNNNDQFKTRVEKNGNIVIQGLTNNRIMISVPLKIWAEKGYGTLGYYAYQSTNFSVVMNFISNISFNNNWTLNTATTTAGFVWKEKPVLDYGKVKIPISSLIESTLTKQQQKFTGVIDQQVKQKMNMQPYLVMAWNQFVNPINISEEYHTWLKISPQSLSATPLKVYANQISATLGVDLYSETFTGNQPAAGASVTTVPGFVTKPTIDNVFKLQTTANIPFTEATKLAEQQFLHKEFTFREGKSKIVIESIKVYGKDEKVVIEAETSGTVNGTSIITGTPTYDPIKKKIVFTDTKFNLKTSNVFQKTLVFLFKGKIINMIEKEYGIPTLEMEKSSRKSIEESLNKEYYKGLFIKGKVIDFRPSDFVVGNSSITAIIDTKANAQLMISGLSF, via the coding sequence ATGATGAAGAAAATACTTTTATTCGTATTGGTGTCTGCATATAGCTTTGCACAGGATAGTGTTGAATATAACTTTCCAAAAATAAAGTCAGGGATTTCTATTCCGGTGGTTATTCCGATGGCAGAGATCAACAGATTAATTAACCAGTCTATTAACGGGGTTATTTATGAAGATAAATCCTATACGGATAACAACAATGACCAGTTTAAAACCAGAGTTGAGAAAAACGGAAATATAGTAATACAGGGGTTAACCAATAATCGGATTATGATCTCTGTACCTCTTAAAATATGGGCAGAAAAAGGTTATGGCACCTTAGGTTATTATGCTTACCAGTCGACAAACTTTAGTGTGGTGATGAATTTTATCTCCAATATTAGCTTTAATAATAACTGGACACTGAATACAGCGACTACAACAGCAGGTTTTGTATGGAAAGAAAAGCCTGTACTGGATTATGGTAAAGTAAAAATTCCTATATCCTCGCTTATAGAAAGCACACTTACCAAGCAGCAGCAAAAATTTACCGGAGTTATAGATCAGCAGGTAAAGCAAAAAATGAATATGCAGCCTTATCTGGTAATGGCGTGGAATCAGTTTGTAAATCCTATCAATATCTCCGAAGAATATCATACATGGTTGAAGATTAGTCCGCAAAGTCTTTCTGCAACACCACTAAAAGTATATGCTAATCAGATTTCCGCAACGTTAGGAGTAGATTTATATTCCGAAACATTCACAGGAAATCAGCCGGCAGCCGGTGCAAGTGTAACTACAGTGCCTGGTTTCGTCACCAAACCTACAATAGATAATGTTTTCAAGCTGCAGACTACTGCAAATATTCCATTTACTGAAGCTACAAAACTGGCAGAGCAACAGTTTCTCCACAAAGAATTTACCTTCAGAGAAGGGAAGTCTAAGATTGTGATTGAAAGTATAAAGGTATATGGAAAGGACGAGAAAGTAGTAATAGAAGCAGAGACAAGCGGAACCGTTAATGGTACTTCTATTATTACCGGTACACCAACTTATGATCCCATAAAAAAGAAAATTGTGTTCACCGATACCAAGTTCAATCTGAAAACAAGTAATGTTTTCCAGAAAACATTGGTATTCCTTTTCAAAGGAAAGATTATTAATATGATTGAAAAAGAATATGGTATTCCTACATTGGAGATGGAGAAGAGCTCTCGTAAGAGCATTGAAGAAAGTCTGAACAAAGAATATTACAAAGGACTATTTATAAAAGGTAAGGTAATAGATTTCAGACCATCTGATTTTGTGGTAGGGAATAGTAGTATAACCGCAATTATCGATACTAAAGCAAATGCTCAGTTAATGATTTCAGGACTTAGTTTTTAA
- a CDS encoding alpha/beta hydrolase, whose protein sequence is MKLTTQVKAAADHMQNVQVFDAKDALDMSRKSYESMAAQFSAKKGMVRIIEEFNIDNGGHNIPVRVYRPENSGTENSSAIIYTHGGWFVAGSFETHDAIVRKLANATKSVVIFPEYRLAPEHPFPAGLDDCIYVTNWVFDNAATLKIDQSNIGIVGDSAGGALSVAIANELGDRLRFQVLIYPAGDNKLSTESWQTYANGPVLSLEGGVQAWEWYLQKEEDKQNSLAVPVLINDFKHTPPTQVLLAGHDPLHDDGRMLVENLRTSGVETEVVIYEEMIHGFMHMDSVFTEVQDAVEKISVFINSHIS, encoded by the coding sequence ATGAAGTTAACAACACAAGTGAAAGCAGCTGCAGATCATATGCAGAATGTACAGGTATTTGATGCTAAAGATGCTTTGGATATGAGTCGGAAGAGCTATGAGAGTATGGCTGCTCAGTTCAGTGCCAAAAAAGGAATGGTAAGGATCATTGAAGAATTTAATATAGATAATGGAGGACATAATATTCCGGTCAGGGTATACCGCCCTGAAAATTCAGGAACAGAAAACTCTTCTGCTATTATTTATACCCATGGCGGTTGGTTTGTAGCAGGTAGTTTTGAAACACATGATGCAATAGTGAGAAAATTGGCCAATGCTACTAAATCAGTTGTTATTTTCCCGGAATACAGGCTTGCACCAGAGCATCCTTTTCCGGCTGGATTAGATGACTGTATTTATGTAACCAATTGGGTTTTTGACAATGCCGCTACATTAAAAATCGATCAGAGCAATATAGGTATCGTAGGAGATAGTGCAGGCGGAGCATTGTCTGTTGCTATTGCTAATGAGCTGGGAGACAGATTAAGATTTCAGGTTTTGATATACCCGGCAGGAGATAATAAACTGAGTACAGAATCATGGCAGACCTATGCGAACGGGCCGGTTCTTTCATTAGAAGGTGGAGTACAGGCATGGGAATGGTATTTACAAAAAGAAGAGGATAAACAGAATTCTTTAGCTGTTCCTGTTTTAATCAATGACTTTAAACATACACCGCCTACACAGGTCTTATTAGCAGGACACGATCCTTTGCATGATGATGGGAGAATGTTAGTGGAAAATCTAAGGACGTCCGGAGTAGAAACAGAAGTTGTTATTTATGAAGAAATGATACACGGTTTTATGCATATGGATTCTGTTTTTACTGAAGTTCAGGATGCAGTAGAAAAGATTTCTGTATTTATAAACAGTCATATATCTTAG
- a CDS encoding peptidylprolyl isomerase codes for MKKVVFLCTVLLTLLNCKTLDLKEINLDKAAYEQLPEGLYGNLKTTKGDILVKFNDKESPVTVANFVGLAEGKIENSAKKKGEPFYNGTIFHRVIKDFMIQGGDPKGTGMGDPGYKFDDEKNDLKHTGKGILSMANSGPNTNGSQFFITEVATPWLDGRHTIFGKVVKGEQVIDDVANVEKGAQDKPKTDIVLEKVTIFTKGDAYKHYDAAKLFNEGKSKIAENNKVFVQKKEEEAKKKLEELKSGMTTTASGLMYKITKTTDGAQPVAGNTVSVHYTGKLTSGQVFDSSISRNEPIEFPVGTGRVIKGWDEGILLLKEGEEATFLIPPDLGYGARGAGGVIPPNAWLIFEVKLVKAKA; via the coding sequence ATGAAGAAAGTCGTATTTTTGTGTACAGTATTATTAACCTTATTAAACTGTAAAACTTTGGATTTAAAAGAAATCAATTTAGACAAAGCTGCTTATGAGCAATTGCCGGAAGGGCTTTATGGAAATTTGAAGACAACAAAAGGAGATATCCTTGTTAAATTTAACGATAAAGAATCACCAGTAACAGTTGCTAACTTCGTAGGATTAGCAGAAGGGAAAATAGAAAACTCGGCGAAAAAGAAAGGAGAACCTTTCTACAACGGTACTATTTTCCACAGAGTAATCAAAGACTTTATGATTCAGGGTGGTGACCCTAAAGGAACAGGAATGGGTGATCCTGGTTATAAATTCGATGATGAGAAGAACGACCTAAAGCATACAGGAAAAGGTATTCTTTCTATGGCTAATTCTGGCCCTAATACCAATGGATCCCAGTTCTTTATTACTGAAGTGGCAACACCTTGGTTAGACGGAAGACACACGATCTTTGGTAAAGTGGTGAAAGGTGAGCAGGTTATAGATGATGTAGCTAATGTAGAGAAAGGCGCTCAGGACAAACCAAAAACTGACATTGTATTGGAAAAAGTAACCATCTTTACAAAAGGAGATGCTTATAAGCATTACGATGCGGCTAAACTTTTCAATGAAGGAAAATCTAAAATTGCTGAAAACAACAAAGTATTCGTTCAGAAGAAAGAAGAAGAGGCCAAAAAGAAACTGGAAGAGCTAAAAAGCGGAATGACAACCACTGCAAGTGGTTTAATGTATAAAATTACAAAAACTACAGATGGTGCTCAGCCGGTAGCTGGAAATACAGTTTCTGTTCATTATACAGGTAAATTAACAAGTGGACAGGTTTTCGATTCATCAATTTCAAGAAACGAGCCTATCGAATTCCCTGTAGGAACTGGTCGTGTAATTAAAGGTTGGGATGAAGGTATTCTTTTACTAAAAGAAGGAGAAGAAGCTACATTCCTTATTCCACCAGATTTAGGTTACGGAGCAAGAGGTGCCGGAGGTGTTATCCCGCCAAATGCATGGTTAATCTTCGAAGTTAAATTAGTGAAAGCTAAAGCATAA
- a CDS encoding Nif3-like dinuclear metal center hexameric protein, with product MKVKEIISITEKQWPLQQAEDFDNVGLLCGNPDREVTGILLCHDALEEVVDEAVETNCNLIICFHPIIFSGLKSLTGRNYVERSVIKALENKIAIYAIHTALDNDLFGVNYRICKELGLENMKVLMPKQKQLSYLSVYVPKDNADGLEQAIFDAGAGHIGFYDQCRFKLSGEGSFRPLDGANPRIGSVEQREYVEEAQLSFVFETYKKNKILAAMKAAHPYEEVAYQIYSLENDNQYEGLGQYGELKEETDAVTFLTFVKEKFGLDVIRHSKIPNRKIKRVGVLGGSGASGIKAAIGAGCDIYLSGDFKYHDFFLAENRIILADIGHFESEQFVVEQLYEFFSEKFTKFAILKTNIKTNPVNYFL from the coding sequence ATGAAAGTTAAAGAAATAATTTCGATTACAGAAAAACAATGGCCTTTACAGCAGGCAGAAGATTTTGATAATGTAGGATTATTATGTGGAAACCCGGATCGGGAAGTTACAGGAATATTGTTGTGTCATGATGCTTTGGAAGAAGTTGTGGATGAAGCTGTAGAAACCAATTGCAATCTTATTATCTGTTTTCATCCGATTATCTTCTCGGGGTTGAAATCTTTAACCGGAAGAAATTATGTTGAAAGAAGTGTTATAAAGGCATTAGAAAATAAAATTGCCATCTATGCTATTCATACAGCTTTGGATAATGACCTTTTTGGAGTCAATTACAGGATATGTAAGGAATTAGGCTTGGAAAATATGAAAGTTCTGATGCCAAAGCAAAAACAGCTTTCATACCTTAGTGTTTATGTACCAAAAGACAATGCTGATGGGTTAGAGCAGGCTATTTTTGATGCCGGAGCCGGACACATAGGATTCTATGATCAATGTAGATTCAAGCTTAGCGGAGAAGGAAGTTTCCGCCCTTTAGACGGAGCTAACCCGAGAATAGGTAGCGTGGAGCAAAGAGAATATGTAGAAGAAGCTCAGTTATCATTTGTTTTTGAAACCTATAAAAAGAATAAGATTCTTGCAGCTATGAAAGCAGCACATCCATACGAAGAGGTAGCTTACCAGATTTACAGTCTGGAAAACGATAATCAGTATGAAGGCTTAGGACAATATGGAGAGCTGAAAGAAGAAACAGATGCTGTTACTTTTTTAACCTTTGTAAAAGAAAAATTCGGACTCGATGTAATACGCCATTCCAAAATTCCGAATAGAAAAATAAAAAGAGTAGGTGTATTGGGAGGAAGCGGAGCTTCGGGAATTAAAGCCGCAATAGGTGCCGGATGCGATATATATCTGTCCGGAGACTTTAAATATCACGATTTTTTTCTCGCTGAAAATAGGATTATACTGGCAGATATCGGCCATTTTGAATCCGAGCAATTCGTTGTTGAACAATTATATGAATTTTTCTCCGAAAAATTTACTAAATTTGCAATCTTAAAGACGAATATAAAAACGAATCCCGTAAATTATTTCTTATAG
- a CDS encoding zinc ribbon domain-containing protein, with amino-acid sequence MAKKAQEISVEDKLRALYDLQIIDSRLDEIRNTRGELPIEVEDLEIEIEGLNKRAAKFSSEIKDLQDQIKAKKEAGSHAQNLIEKYKSQQDNVRNNKEFEALGKEIEFQELEIQLAEKKIKEFNAKIDHKNEVLAEVNGKIDELTNHLNFKKNELDGLVSETQKEEEYLLEKSKEFSEKIDDRLLSSYSRIRTSSSNGLAVVGIERGAAKGSYFTIPPQKQLEIAQRKRIIIDEYSGKILVDDELVMEEQEKMKTIINF; translated from the coding sequence ATGGCTAAAAAAGCACAAGAAATTAGTGTAGAAGACAAACTTCGCGCATTATACGATCTGCAAATCATTGATTCCCGACTTGACGAAATCCGTAACACAAGAGGTGAATTACCAATTGAAGTAGAAGATTTGGAAATCGAAATCGAAGGTCTTAACAAAAGAGCAGCTAAATTTAGCAGTGAGATCAAAGATCTTCAGGATCAGATCAAAGCTAAGAAAGAAGCTGGAAGTCATGCTCAGAATTTAATTGAAAAATATAAATCTCAGCAAGATAACGTAAGAAACAATAAAGAATTCGAGGCCCTTGGTAAAGAGATTGAATTCCAGGAATTGGAAATTCAGCTTGCAGAGAAAAAGATCAAAGAATTCAATGCAAAAATCGATCATAAAAATGAAGTTTTAGCTGAAGTAAATGGTAAAATCGACGAATTAACGAATCACCTTAACTTCAAGAAAAATGAATTAGATGGTTTAGTATCTGAAACTCAGAAAGAAGAAGAATACCTTTTAGAGAAATCTAAAGAGTTTTCTGAAAAAATTGACGACAGACTTTTATCTTCTTATAGCAGAATCAGAACAAGTTCTTCAAACGGTTTGGCAGTAGTAGGTATCGAAAGAGGTGCTGCTAAAGGTTCTTACTTCACTATTCCGCCACAAAAGCAACTTGAAATCGCTCAGAGAAAGAGAATTATCATCGATGAGTACTCAGGTAAAATCCTTGTTGACGACGAGTTGGTAATGGAAGAGCAAGAGAAAATGAAAACTATTATCAACTTCTAA